One genomic window of Elaeis guineensis isolate ETL-2024a chromosome 2, EG11, whole genome shotgun sequence includes the following:
- the LOC105059900 gene encoding probable E3 ubiquitin-protein ligase ARI2 isoform X2: protein MADDDYYPSSGDADDDYIDEDVFIEEAADRPHDAVSWSISSVITSESLLAAQKEDLRKVMDVLAIKEQHARTLLIYYRWNVERVYELLERKGREQLCCDAGVSITENKGLDLLKSSSPITCGICFEDVAPSKATAMDCGHCYCNDCWTQHFIIQINDGKSRCIRCMASKCNAICDEAVVRSLVRERHPDTADRFDRFLLESYIEDNNMVKWCPSKPHCGNAIRVEGDIYCEVECTCGLQFCFNCLLESHSPCSCLMWDLWVKKCNNESENVNWITAHTKHCPKCHKPVEKNGGCNLVRCVCGQYFCYKCGGATGRDHTWSSIGGHSCNRFKEEERSNVETERRKLHRYMHYYNRYKAHTDSFKQESNLMKTIQERISLSENKESGIKDYSWVSNGLHRLFRSRRVLSYTYPFAFYMFGDELFKDEMTPGERQIRQNLFEDQQQQLESNVEKLSLFLEKEFQHLTDEEIIGTRMQVINLSRIVDNSCKEMYQCIENDLLYPLKHSVHHIAPYKSRGLERASELSECWNSDESLRNLKTDNGGNSLQQNSTINGTGFLARLFPCWFFHPTQ from the exons ATGGCGGATGACGACTACTACCCGTCTTCGGGCGATGCGGACGATGACTACATCGATGAGGACGTGTTTATCGAAGAGGCCGCTGATAGGCCCCACGATGCTGTCAGTTGGTCCATCTCTTCG GTCATCACGAGTGAGTCTCTCTTGGCGGCACAG aagGAAGATTTGCGAAAGGTGATGGATGTGTTAGCTATAAAAGAGCAGCATGCGCGAACCCTGCTTATCTATTACCGGTGGAATGTGGAGAGGGTATATGAGTTGCTTGAACGAAAGGGGAGAGAACAGTTGTGTTGTGATGCAGGGGTTTCTATCACTGAGAACAAAGGCCTTGACTTATTGAAGTCCTCATCCCCCATTACGTGCGGTATATGCTTTGAAGATGTTGCTCCCAGTAAAGCCACAGCAATGGATTGTGGACACTGCTACTGTAATGATT GTTGGACACAACATTTTATCATCCAGATAAATGATGGGAAAAGTCGGTGCATTAGGTGCATGGCCTCGAAGTGCAATGCTATTTGTGATGAAGCCGTCGTTAGAAGTCTCGTCAGGGAAAGGCACCCAGATACTGCAGATCGCTTTGACCGTTTCCTTCTTGAGTCTTACATTGAAGATAATAACATGGTTAAATGGTGTCCTAGCAAACCGCATTGTGGAAATGCAATACGTGTTGAGGGTGATATATATTGCGAGGTTGAGTGCACATGTGGTCTCCAGTTTTGTTTTAATTGCTTGTTAGAATCACATTCACCTTGTTCATGCTTGATGTGGGATCTTTGGGTCAAGAAATGCAATAATGAATCAGAAAATGTGAATTGGATCACGGCTCACACGAAACACTGCCCCAAATGTCACAAGCCTGTCGAAAAGAATGGTGGCTGCAACCTAGTTAGATGTGTCTGCGGACAATATTTCTG TTACAAATGTGGTGGTGCTACTGGGAGAGATCATACATGGAGTAGTATAGGTGGCCACAGTTGTAACCGTTTTAAAGAAGAAGAACGAAGTAATGTAGAGACTGAAAGACGGAAACTTCATAGATACATGCACTACTATAACCGATACAAGGCCCATACGGATTCTTTTAAGCAGGAAAGCAATCTCATGAAAACTATTCAGGAAAGAATTTCATTATCTGAAAATAAGGAGTCCGGAATTAAAGATTACAGCTGGGTGTCGAATGGATTGCATAGACTCTTCAGATCAAGGCGTGTTCTTTCATATACATACCCATTTGCCTTCTATATGTTTGGGGATGAGCTGTTTAAGGATGAGATGACACCAGGTGAAAGACAAATCAGACAAAATCTATTTGAAGACCAACAACAACAGCTAGAATCTAATGTAGAGAAGCTGTCTCTGTTTCTTGAGAAGGAATTTCAGCACTTGACTGATGAAGAGATTATTGGAACACGTATGCAAGTCATCAATTTATCCAGGATTGTTGATAATTCTTGCAAAGAAAT GTACCAATGCATAGAGAATGATTTATTGTATCCCCTGAAACATTCAGTTCACCACATCGCTCCATACAAGTCTAGGGGCCTTGAGAGGGCATCAGAACTTTCTGAATGTTGGAATTCTGATGAAAGCTTGAGGAACCTGAAAACTGACAATGGTGGCAACTCTTTGCAACAGAATTCGACTATTAATGGAACCG GTTTTTTGGCGCGGCTGTTTCCTTGCTGGTTCTTTCATCCGACCCAGTGA
- the LOC105059900 gene encoding probable E3 ubiquitin-protein ligase ARI2 isoform X1: MADDDYYPSSGDADDDYIDEDVFIEEAADRPHDAVSWSISSVITSESLLAAQKEDLRKVMDVLAIKEQHARTLLIYYRWNVERVYELLERKGREQLCCDAGVSITENKGLDLLKSSSPITCGICFEDVAPSKATAMDCGHCYCNDCWTQHFIIQINDGKSRCIRCMASKCNAICDEAVVRSLVRERHPDTADRFDRFLLESYIEDNNMVKWCPSKPHCGNAIRVEGDIYCEVECTCGLQFCFNCLLESHSPCSCLMWDLWVKKCNNESENVNWITAHTKHCPKCHKPVEKNGGCNLVRCVCGQYFCYKCGGATGRDHTWSSIGGHSCNRFKEEERSNVETERRKLHRYMHYYNRYKAHTDSFKQESNLMKTIQERISLSENKESGIKDYSWVSNGLHRLFRSRRVLSYTYPFAFYMFGDELFKDEMTPGERQIRQNLFEDQQQQLESNVEKLSLFLEKEFQHLTDEEIIGTRMQVINLSRIVDNSCKEMYQCIENDLLYPLKHSVHHIAPYKSRGLERASELSECWNSDESLRNLKTDNGGNSLQQNSTINGTGATGLGRHSVFQLHASSSAVEGVCSSRKRARKDDPGGVTLFDLNMPAI, encoded by the exons ATGGCGGATGACGACTACTACCCGTCTTCGGGCGATGCGGACGATGACTACATCGATGAGGACGTGTTTATCGAAGAGGCCGCTGATAGGCCCCACGATGCTGTCAGTTGGTCCATCTCTTCG GTCATCACGAGTGAGTCTCTCTTGGCGGCACAG aagGAAGATTTGCGAAAGGTGATGGATGTGTTAGCTATAAAAGAGCAGCATGCGCGAACCCTGCTTATCTATTACCGGTGGAATGTGGAGAGGGTATATGAGTTGCTTGAACGAAAGGGGAGAGAACAGTTGTGTTGTGATGCAGGGGTTTCTATCACTGAGAACAAAGGCCTTGACTTATTGAAGTCCTCATCCCCCATTACGTGCGGTATATGCTTTGAAGATGTTGCTCCCAGTAAAGCCACAGCAATGGATTGTGGACACTGCTACTGTAATGATT GTTGGACACAACATTTTATCATCCAGATAAATGATGGGAAAAGTCGGTGCATTAGGTGCATGGCCTCGAAGTGCAATGCTATTTGTGATGAAGCCGTCGTTAGAAGTCTCGTCAGGGAAAGGCACCCAGATACTGCAGATCGCTTTGACCGTTTCCTTCTTGAGTCTTACATTGAAGATAATAACATGGTTAAATGGTGTCCTAGCAAACCGCATTGTGGAAATGCAATACGTGTTGAGGGTGATATATATTGCGAGGTTGAGTGCACATGTGGTCTCCAGTTTTGTTTTAATTGCTTGTTAGAATCACATTCACCTTGTTCATGCTTGATGTGGGATCTTTGGGTCAAGAAATGCAATAATGAATCAGAAAATGTGAATTGGATCACGGCTCACACGAAACACTGCCCCAAATGTCACAAGCCTGTCGAAAAGAATGGTGGCTGCAACCTAGTTAGATGTGTCTGCGGACAATATTTCTG TTACAAATGTGGTGGTGCTACTGGGAGAGATCATACATGGAGTAGTATAGGTGGCCACAGTTGTAACCGTTTTAAAGAAGAAGAACGAAGTAATGTAGAGACTGAAAGACGGAAACTTCATAGATACATGCACTACTATAACCGATACAAGGCCCATACGGATTCTTTTAAGCAGGAAAGCAATCTCATGAAAACTATTCAGGAAAGAATTTCATTATCTGAAAATAAGGAGTCCGGAATTAAAGATTACAGCTGGGTGTCGAATGGATTGCATAGACTCTTCAGATCAAGGCGTGTTCTTTCATATACATACCCATTTGCCTTCTATATGTTTGGGGATGAGCTGTTTAAGGATGAGATGACACCAGGTGAAAGACAAATCAGACAAAATCTATTTGAAGACCAACAACAACAGCTAGAATCTAATGTAGAGAAGCTGTCTCTGTTTCTTGAGAAGGAATTTCAGCACTTGACTGATGAAGAGATTATTGGAACACGTATGCAAGTCATCAATTTATCCAGGATTGTTGATAATTCTTGCAAAGAAAT GTACCAATGCATAGAGAATGATTTATTGTATCCCCTGAAACATTCAGTTCACCACATCGCTCCATACAAGTCTAGGGGCCTTGAGAGGGCATCAGAACTTTCTGAATGTTGGAATTCTGATGAAAGCTTGAGGAACCTGAAAACTGACAATGGTGGCAACTCTTTGCAACAGAATTCGACTATTAATGGAACCG GTGCAACTGGACTGGGCAGGCATTCTGTCTTCCAGTTGCATGCATCTTCGAGTGCAGTGGAGGGTGTATGCTCTTCAAGAAAACGTGCCAGGAAAGATGATCCCGGAGGTGTTACTCTCTTTGATCTCAACATGCCTGCGATATGA